One Aspergillus oryzae RIB40 DNA, chromosome 2 genomic window carries:
- a CDS encoding FKBP-type peptidyl-prolyl cis-trans isomerase (FKBP-type peptidyl-prolyl cis-trans isomerase), protein MSVQPVAVYALKVPAGGALIPAVPDAAAMFRVSMAAIDPDEEPDFDGHDTNQRPRATLRIVRAPPGLDLEDDSDDDYEDVDSDEESDDEEPNGGPSDKEKARKLKELAALKEMEEAMDEDDEDEDEDEDGEFDLKAAISKLVKGKGPATDSDEDDEEDEGLELDEMVVCTLDTEKNLQQPLDITVSEDERVFFKVTGTHTVYLTGNYVMPIDPHFHGEDEDEEDEDDYDLSPDEDELALDLMGDDDNESDELDGLENPRITEVDSDEEPPKLVDTKGKNKRSAPADEEKPAKQANGEESLSKKQQKKLKKNNGDAAAVEQKKEAKEGKEAKKVQFAKNLEQGPTPSGQDKKPAEQTTGTLGVKEVKGVKIDDKKLGKGPAAKAGNTVAMRYIGKLEDGKVFDANKKGKPFTFKLGKGEVIKGWDIGVAGMAVGGERRISIPPHLAYGKKALPGIPGNSKLIFDVKLLEIK, encoded by the exons ATGTCTGTCCAACCTGTCGCCGTTTATGCTCTTAAGGTGCCTGCTGGAGGTGCCCTTATTCCCGCAGTGCCAGATGCTGCGGCCATG TTCCGTGTGAGCATGGCTGCCATCGATCCTGATGAGGAACCTGACTTCGATGGACACGATACTAACCAGCGCCCCAGAGCCACCCTCAGGATCGTGCGCGCTCCCCCCGGCCTGGATCTTGAGGACGACTCGGATGACGACTACGAGGATGTGGACTctgatgaagaatccgatgatgaggaaCCCAATGGCGGTCCTAgtgacaaggagaaggctcgCAAGCTCAAGGAGCTCGCCGCTCTCAAGGAAATGGAGGAAGCcatggacgaggatgacgaggatgaggatgaggatgaggatggagagtTCGATCTGAAGGCTGCTATCTCCAAGCtcgtcaagggcaagggccCCGCTACTGAttccgacgaagatgacgaggaagatgagggccTGGAACTCGATGAGATGGTCGTCTGCACCCTGGATACGGAGAAG AACCTCCAACAGCCTCTGGACATCACCGTCTCTGAGGATGAGCGTGTTTTCTTCAAGGTCACCGGTACCCACACTGTTTACTTGACCGGAAACTATGTCATGCCCATTGACCCCCATTTCCACGgtgaggacgaggatgaagaagatgaggatgactATGACCTTTCCCCTGATGAGGACGAGTTGGCCCTCGACCTTATGGGCGACGATGACAATGAGAGTGATGAACTTGATGGCCTCGAGAACCCCAGAATCACCGAGGTTGACAGCGATGAGGAACCCCCCAAGCTTGTTGACACCAAGGGAAAGAACAAGCGCTCTGCCCCCGCcgatgaggagaagcccgCGAAGCAGGCCAACGGCGAGGAAAGCTTGAGTaagaagcagcagaagaagcttaagaagaacaacggtgATGCAGCTGCTgttgagcagaagaaggaggccaaggaaggaaaggaggccaagaaggtccaGTTCGCTAAGAACCTTGAGCAGGGCCCTACCCCCTCCGGCCAGGACAAGAAGCCTGCCGAGCAGACCACCGGCACCCTTGGTGTCAAGGAGGTTAAGGGCGTCAAGATTGATGACAAGAAGCTTGGAAAGGGACCTGCCGCCAAGGCCGGCAACACTGTTGCCATGAGATACATTGGAAAGCTCGAGGACGGCAAGGTCTTTGATG CcaacaagaagggcaagcCTTTCACCTTCAAGCTCGGCAAGGGTGAAGTAATCAAGGGCTGGGATATTGGCGTTGCTGGTATGGCCGTTGGTGGTGAGCGCCGCATTTCGATCCCTCCTCATCTGGCCTACGGCAAAAAGGCTCTTCCCGGCATCCCCGGCAACTCTAAGTTGATCTTTGATGTCAAGCTGCTTGAGATCAAATAG
- a CDS encoding serine/threonine-protein kinase (NDR and related serine/threonine kinases) encodes MMSESASDASAAQRVRRDRIRVRIGRRSSRILSLLGFRGFPNGKLSICSTAPWSVTTRADSYGLGSTPSAVDPDHPSHTANYPQTIQSFQSHCAQGIHTSRNTAVREVETIHAHPPSSPILDHRSSSVLFIPSAHSNKQRETHKDKREAGAVSRSSESYETRGPKGLGERRSRSTPAAFTHIVSRKLSTTFGNPTVIRRSRLRRRPSVRILKFPAATIPNLNNQGDSANDSSDPSSSPTSSGSPLRAKSTPPTSAEPSIFHEIVEHYQDDTVGWRPTLGTFRPVTGRKLTPIEESPGVTPTVRTVEAVANAKVFFETYFRSIYSDINQRSQRQRELEQYIHSLPLTLEEKNRVWQNWIVQEQEYLRQCRVLKSRFHGACHDETVSIAGFEVLKELGRGSFGVVHLVRENNAGETPTAVMKHPCPKLINARAARGSENHRRKVMTGEKKDVFAMKVIRKSAMIRNSQEGHLRAERDFLVASAKSRWIVPLIASFQDINHLYLIMDYMVGGDFLGLLMRRCILPEDVAKWYIAEMVLCIEEAHRLCWIHRDVKPDNFLISASGHLKISDFGLAFDGHWAHDQVYYNEHRYSLVKRLGIQVDGDVEDQKEERTRKAEQAPLNNSDDTVTFMPPSVNLLEWRDQHQMRRLARSVVGTSQYMAPEVIRGSLYDGRCDWWSVGIILYECLYGFTPFAAKDRETTKWKIHNDVFNSRSTARHLLSTDIKAHPFFRGIIWEQLHQSSPPFIPKVKSWEDTRYFEDAGGVVDNDDISITTDAQGSGDGPEGTGYKPKPIQNQAESQQKQRGPIPDENTSIDATEPPTKTTKKQKHRKRPRDKMLRDMRIQKTVLRMRKEGAFVGYTYRRPKAVALAFAPERGRLYLSRGQLSEIYGL; translated from the exons ATGATGTCAGAGTCAGCTTCTGATGCCTCCGCGGCCCAACGGGTCAGAAGAGATAGAATTCGAGTTCGTATcgggagaagaagttccaggatACTATCTTTACTCGGTTTTCGAGGCTTTCCCAACGGTAAGCTATCAATTTGCAGTACTGCCCCATGGTCTGTCACCACGCGAGCTGATAGCTATGGCTTAGGCTCTACGCCCAGCGCTGTTGATCCAGACCACCCTTCACATACAGCAAACTACCCTCAGACAATTCAGTCATTTCAGTCTCATTGCGCACAAGGGATACACACTTCTCGAAATACGGCTGTCAGAGAAGTCGAAACTATCCATGCTcatcccccttcttccccaattCTCGACCATCGCAGCTCCAGTGTATTGTTTATACCATCCGCCCATTCCAATAAGCAGAGAGAAACGCataaagataaaagagaGGCAGGAGCTGTGTCCCGGAGTTCAGAGTCATATGAGACTAGAGGACCTAAAGGTCTTGGGGAGCGGAGGAGTCGgtccaccccagcagcaTTCACACACATAGTGTCGCGCAAATTATCAACTACTTTTGGAAATCCAACTGTCATTCGTCGTTCACGTCTACGTCGACGACCAAGCGTCCGTATCCTTAAATTCCCGGCTGCTACAATTCCCAACCTCAATAATCAAGGCGATAGTGCTAATGATAGTTCCGACCCTTCAAGCTCGCCTACCAGTAGCGGCTCTCCATTGAGGGCCAAATCAACGCCTCCAACCTCGGCAGAACCATCTATTTTTCACGAAATAGTAGAGCACTATCAAGATGATACGGTTGGGTGGCGGCCGACATTAGGCACATTTAGGCCTGTCACAGGGAGAAAGCTTACTCCGATCGAGGAGTCTCCCGGCGTGACACCCACAGTTCGTACCGTGGAGGCTGTTGCTAATGCTAAGGTCTTTTTCGAAACCTATTTCAGGTCGATCTACTCTGATATCAATCAACGCTCGCAAAGGCAGCGAGAACTCGAacaatacatacattcaCTGCCTCTGAcactggaggagaagaacCGAGTATGGCAGAACTGGATTGTCCAGGAACAAGAATATCTTCGCCAATGCAGAGTCCTCAAGTCGCGCTTCCACGGTGCTTGCCATGATGAGACTGTGTCAATTGCCGGGTTTGAAGTTCTGAAAGAACTGGGTAGAGGGAGTTTCGGCGTCGTTCATTTAGTTAGGGAGAACAACGCAGGCGAGACTCCTACTGCTGTGATGAAACATCCTTGCCCAAAGCTTATCAATGCGAGGGCAGCCCGAGGGAGCGAAAATCATCGTCGAAAAGTTATGactggagaaaaaaaggacgTCTTCGCCATGAAGGTCATCCGGAAGTCAGCGATGATACGCAATAGTCAAGAGGGCCACCTGCGAGCTGAACGGGATTTTCTTGTGGCATCTGCAAAATCCCGCTGGATCGTTCCTCTAATCGCAAGTTTCCAGGATATCAATCATCTATACCTCATCATGGACTATATGGTCGGCGGGGACTTCTTAGGCCTGTTGATGCGACGATGCATTCTGCCTGAAGATGTCGCGAAATGGTATATTGCAGAGATGGTACTGTGTATTGAGGAGGCACATAGACTCTGCTGGATCCATCGGGACGTCAAACCCGACAACTTCTTGATTTCCGCCTCGGGACATTTGAAAATATCAGACTTCGGCCTAGCCTTTGATGGTCACTGGGCCCATGACCAAGTTTACTACAACGAGCACCGATACTCCTTAGTCAAGAGGCTAGGGATTCAAGTTGATGGCGATGTTGAggaccagaaagaagagcgaACAAGAAAAGCTGAACAAGCCCCGTTGAACAATAGCGACGACACAGTTACCTTCATGCCCCCTTCCGTGAATCTTCTCGAATGGAGAGATCAACATCAGATGCGAAGGCTAGCTAGGAGTGTGGTCGGTACTAGCCAATACATGGCCCCTGAAGTTATCCGGGGAAGTTTGTATGATGGAAGGTGTGACTGGTGGAGTGTAGGGATTATACTGTATGAA TGTCTATACGGCTTCACACCATTTGCTGCAAAAGATCGGGAAACGACAAAATGGAAGATTCAT AATGATGTTTTCAATTCACGATCAACGGCGAGGCATCTCTTGTCCA CCGATATCAAAGCCCATCCTTTCTTTCGCGGTATCATATGGGAACAGCTCCACCAGTCCAGTCCACCCTTCATTCCAAAAGTCAAGAGCTGGGAAGATACGAGGTATTTTGAAGATGCTGGAGGCGTGGTCGACAATGACGACATTTCCATCACCACGGATGCTCAAGGGTCCGGCGATGGGCCAGAAGGAACAGGATACAAACCGAAGCCCATACAGAATCAGGCAGAGtcgcagcagaagcagagggGACCCATCCCTGACGAGAACACCTCAATCGATGCTACAGAGCCTCCTACAAAGACTACGAAAAAACAGAAACATAGGAAAAGACCGCGGGATAAGATGCTACGGGACATGAGGATTCAGAAGACTGTCCTCAGGATGCGTAAGGAGGGAGCCTTCGTGGGCTACACCTACCGCCGACCCAAGGCTGTTGCACTGGCCTTCGCTCCCGAAAGAGGCCGACTCTACCTATCACGAGGACAACTGTCCGAAATCTATGGATTGTAG
- a CDS encoding DUF3591 domain-containing protein (transcription initiation factor TFIID, subunit TAF1), translated as MPHATDLPAPDAEDADFESVMRQMNGPLADGGMSFDFLQRDLEPGEKADDAVDYEDFDDDELPEEEERAQVPAENGELAMDEDKGLFEAEEEDLFGDQGDEPQPQPEGGDELDDLFGEGPASPVQDHADVTRDLFEEDEQPQPAPETIETPAPEPEPMAMEEDEDILDDNDIGTVAEDMDPAALRAWKLQQALFAMSTVGPDNPPAPPENVEELLHSLFPKFDRKTLPRFLELIPHKKAFFLGKQPPKPPKPVLPSKVNIELAQDQERAFKSGGQVLKRSLESEHLGLVAVAEATPEEEEEEEVKEDFDLDTDTDEVLPGGVTLNDLRVVCMDWDVKSDISIMDIDEPIAEEVTEDAEDDWLLESTRPVKKRKLGRDPAELIAFSHIDVPLIDDPERATSRIAQKVTVDMNDPHILLDERGPESATQKPKAIGALNRDEMDVNVTRRLTSRYNISNDQAYDMLKQNHQNKVRSTLGNVTLEHSMPALRLQWPYYKTELAKAEARSFHRPALSFRPGQTCWFKNATYIKRKHQKGKDVKTLYNSTKALSLADNSTALLVEYSEEVPVMLSNFGMSNRIINYYRRKNMDDPTRPKAEIGETAVLLPQDKSPFSIFGHVDPGEITPAISNSMYRAPLFQHETKPTDFLIIRSSTGSGGSDYFIRNIENLFVAGQQFPSVDVPGPHSRKVTTVAKNRMKMLVYRLLKKSPDLRLSISDVTAHIPGTSDMQNRQKVKDFLQHDKDSKYWVPLEPVPEQDVIRSWVQPEDVCLLESMQVGQQHLHDTGYGNDAETGGDEDNDEETESFEQQMAPWKATRNFLLASQGKAMLKLHGEGDPTGRGEGFSFIKTSMKGGFKAIGESVEDKLDAQRLKELGGHSYNVARQQKSYETSIRRIWDAQKASLSSTVEHSDDDSDIDRELEEEFNKPTPRSEAPTPGPGRRDDETTSQFSKMSMPDQRGKVLRIVRQFKDDKGQIYSKETMVWDPRVIRHYIQHRHKLEALTTKNKERRFAREKQKGATRTSADSPADGGPGGSGKGAGTQRKCANCGQVGHIKTNKKLCPLLNGTMKPEDRVSDSAFAMGAPPAI; from the exons ATGCCTCACGCTACCGACCTACCGGCACCCGATGCCGAAGATGCCGACTTCGAGAGTGTTATGCGCCAGATGAACGGCCCCCTCGCAGATGGCGGCATGTCTTTCGATTTCTTACAGCGGGACTTGGAACCTGGCGAGAAAGCAGACGACGCGGTGGACTACGAGGAtttcgatgatgacgaacttcctgaagaggaggagagggcACAAGTCCCCGCTGAAAATGGAGAGTTAGCTATGGATGAGGACAAAGGCTTGTTtgaagcagaggaagaagatctctTCGGGGACCAGGGAGACGagccacaaccacaaccagaaggtggcgatgagctggatgaccTCTTTGGTGAGGGACCCGCGTCTCCTGTTCAAGATCATGCCGATGTTACCCGTGATTTgttcgaggaggatgaacAGCCTCAACCTGCGCCGGAGACGATTGAGACACCTGCTCCCGAGCCGGAACCCAtggccatggaagaagacgaggatatTTTGGACGACAACGACATAGGTACGGTGGCGGAAGACATGGACCCAGCGGCTCTACGAGCATGGAAGTTACAACAGGCTCTATTTGCCATGTCGACCGTCGGTCCGGACAACCCACCCGCACCACCGGAAAACGTCGAAGAGCTTTTACACTCACTGTTCCCCAAATTTGATCGCAAAACCCTTCCTCGCTTTCTCGAACTCATCCCTCACAAGAaagctttctttctcggcaaGCAGCCTCCGAAGCCTCCCAAGCCGGTGCTCCCTAGCAAAGTCAACATAGAACTGGCTCAAGATCAGGAGAGGGCTTTTAAATCAGGTGGTCAGGTGCTCAAGCGCTCGTTGGAGTCAGAACATCTGGGGTTAGTGGCCGTTGCTGAGGCTACaccggaggaggaagaggaagaagaggttaAGGAGGATTTCGACCTTGACACCGATACCGATGAGGTGCTGCCGGGGGGTGTTACGTTGAATGATCTTCGTGTCGTTTGTATGGATTGGGATGTCAAGAGTGATATTTCTATCATGGATATTGACGAACCTATTGCTGAAGAGGTGACAGAGGATGCTGAAGATGATTGGCTGCTGGAGAGTACCCGTCCAGTGAAAAAGCGCAAGCTTGGCAGAGACCCGGCGGAATTGATTGCTTTCTCTCATATAGACGTgccattgattgatgatcCCGAGCGAGCAACATCACGCATCGCCCAAAAGGTGACAGTGGACATGAATGATCCTCACATCCTCCTCGACGAACGGGGACCCGAATCTGCGACACAGAAACCGAAGGCTATTGGTGCTCTTAATCGGGATGAAATGGATGTAAATGTCACTCGCCGCCTCACCTCACGCTATAACATATCAAATGATCAAGCATACGACATGCTGAAACAGAACCACCAGAACAAGGTCCGAAGCACCTTGGGCAATGTCACTCTCGAGCACAGTATGCCGGCTCTTCGTTTGCAATGGCCATATTACAAGACCGAGCTTGCCAAAGCGGAGGCTCGATCGTTTCATCGCCCAGCTTTATCTTTCCGGCCCGGCCAGACTTGTTGGTTCAAAAACGCTACGTATATTAAACGCAAGCACCAAAAGGGCAAGGATGTCAAGACTCTGTACAATTCTACCAAGGCATTGTCCCTTGCCGACAACTCCACTGCCTTACTGGTGGAGTATTCTGAGGAGGTCCCCGTCATGCTGTCGAACTTTGGCATGTCTAATCGAATCATTAATTATTACCGTCGGAAAAATATGGACGATCCGACTCGCCCGAAAGCAGAAATTGGTGAAACAGCGGTTCTCCTCCCTCAGGATAAGAGCCCTTTCTCTATTTTTGGTCATGTTGACCCAGGCGAGATTACCCCAGCTATCTCCAACTCGATGTATCGGGCTCCGCTGTTCCAGCATGAGACCAAGCCCACGGATTTCTTAATTATACGCAGTAGCACCGGTTCCGGAGGCAGTGACTATTTTATCAGGAACATTGAAAACCTGTTTGTCGCTGGTCAACAGTTCCCGTCTGTGGATGTTCCTGGCCCCCATTCACGGAAGGTCACCACTGTTGCAAAGAATCGCATGAAGATGCTTGTGTATCgcctcttgaagaagagcccTGATCTGCGGCTTTCCATCAGCGACGTCACCGCTCACATCCCTGGCACCAGCGATATGCAGAACCGCCAGAAGGTCAAGGACTTTCTTCAACACGACAAAGACTCGAAATACTGGGTGCCCCTGGAGCCCGTTCCTGAGCAGGACGTAATTCGCTCGTGGGTTCAGCCCGAGGATGTATGTCTCCTTGAATCGATGCAGGTCGGCCAGCAGCACCTTCATGATACGGGTTATGGCAACGATGCTGAAACAGGAGGTGACGAagacaatgacgaggagACAGAGAGTTTCGAACAGCAGATGGCTCCTTGGAAGGCGACTCGTAATTTCCTTCTGGCATCCCAGGGCAAGGCTATGCTCAAACTCCATGGAGAGGGTGACCCCACTGGTCGTGGCGAGGGCTTCAGTTTCATCAAGACCTCCATGAAAGGAGGTTTCAAGGCCATTGGCGAAAGTGTTGAAGATAAGCTAGATGCCCAGAGACTGAAGGAACTCGGCGGTCACAGTTACAATGTCGCCAGACAACAAAAGTCATACGAAACCTCGATCCGTCGGATCTGGGATGCGCAAAAGGCTAGTCTCTCGTCGACGGTTGAGCACTCAGACGATGACAGTGACATCGACCGGGAATTAGAAGAAGAGTTTAACAAACCTACCCCAAGATCTGAAGCCCCTACACCAGGCCCGGGCCGCCGTGATGACGAAACAACTAGTCAGTTCAGCAAGATGAGCATGCCGGATCAGAGAGGTAAGGTCTTACGCATCGTTCGACAATTCAAGGACGACAAGGGCCAGATATATTCCAAAGAAACCATGGTCTGGGATCCCCGGGTCATCCGCCACTATATACAGCATCGCCATAAGTTGGAAGCTCTAACCACCAA aaacaaagagcgaCGATTCGCTCgcgagaaacaaaaaggCGCGACCCGCACATCAGCCGATTCCCCAGCCGACGGAGGCCCcggcggcagcggcaaaGGTGCAGGCACCCAACGCAAATGCGCTAACTGCGGCCAAGTCGGTCACATCAAGACCAACAAGAA ACTCTGTCCCCTCCTCAACGGCACTATGAAACCCGAAGACCGTGTCAGCGATTCTGCCTTCGCTATGGGCGCTCCTCCCGCCATTTAA
- a CDS encoding RNA methyltransferase (methylase), with the protein MSGDHTTEEAPPEVHHYNDIGEVPWDIQNYWAQRYKIFSKYDEGVWLTDDAWFGVTPEPVANKIAEHIASAAPASRMVLVDAFAGAGGNTIAFARSGRWKRVYAIEKNPAVLQCAKHNAKIYGVEDKITWFEGDSLQIVNNQLKDLGPYSVLFASPPWGGPGYRSDKVFNLRTMEPYSLATLYGEYALFTEHMVLYLPRTSNVKQLAKLVKDGEKATVMHYCMEGASKALCIYYGGFNLQ; encoded by the exons ATGTCTGGAGATCACACTACAGaggaagctcctccagaggTTCACCATTACAACGATATTGGAGAAGTTCCTTGGGATATCCAGAA CTATTGGGCACAACGCTAtaagatcttctccaaataTGACGAGGGTGTCTGGCTAACAGACGATGCATGGTTTGGCGTTACACCTGAGCCAGTTGCTAA TAAGATAGCTGAGCATATCGCCAGCGCGGCTCCCGCGTCTCGCATGGTCCTGGTTGATGCATTTGCTGGTGCCGGAGGTAATACCATCGCCTTTGCGCGATCGGGTCGCTGGAAACGAGTTTATGCTATCGAGAAGAATCCGGCAGTCTTGCAGTGCGCGAAGCACAATGCTAAGATATATGGAGTTGAAGATAAGATCACCTGGTTTGAGGGTGACAGCCTCCAGATCGTGAACAACCAACTCAAGGACTTGGGTCCATATAGCGTTCTGTTTGCAAGCCCTCCATGGGGTG GACCTGGGTATCGCTCCGACAAGGTATTCAATCTGCGCACAATGGAACCCTATTCCTTGGCTACATTATACGGCGAATATGCTTTGTTTACGGAGCATATGGTCCTCTATCTTCCTCGGACATCGAACGTGAAGCAGCTCGCGAAACTAGTCAAGGATGGCGAAAAAGCAACAGTGATGCATTATTGTATGGAAGGCGCTAGCAAGGCGCTGTGCATCTATTACGGCGGGTTCAACCTCCAATAA
- a CDS encoding putative Golgi reassembly stacking protein (golgi reassembly stacking protein GRASP65, contains PDZ domain) — translation MFGVLNRFIGHLDGEPVQQPRAATSDNAFGFQVLRNKDPELPLEPWFDFIVGINGRLIDYPDPNLFATEVRNCAGSSVTFEIWSAKGQKTHTASIPISPSNPTLGVALQLAPLSSTQHIWHVLNIPSPLSPAYRAGLLPHSDYIIGTPSGTLRGESALGELVEDHLDRTLVLWVYNSEFDVVREVELVPTRGWGGEGALGAELGYGALHRLPVGLGEEVEGPGEVVFETRADGTSTPVLDPMHPTQSQGAGPGATAGGHFLVPANMTAPPPLASQAPRSLSGSPAPGPSPAARRGKTRQYAVSPNRAFDEYFAEGEQKSKEEDYAPSRKGTPLPPPPKGIRSPPPSGSPAPATE, via the exons ATGTTCGGAGTTCTGAACCGCTTTATTGGCCACCTGGACGGCGAGCCAGTCCAGCAGCCTCGAGCCGCCACCAGCGATAATGCATTTGGCTTCCAAGTACTCCGCAACAAGGACCCGGAGCTGCCCCTGGAGCCATGGTTTGACTTCATTGTTGGCATTAATGGGCGTCTGATT GACTATCCAGACCCGAATCTCTTCGCTACAGAAGTTCGTAATTGCGCCGGCTCCAGTGTGACATTTGAAATCTGGAGTGCAAAG GGTCAGAAGACACACACCGCCTCTATTCCAATCTCCCCATCTAATCCTACGCTGGGCGTTGCATTGCAGCTCGCGCCTCTTTCCTCGACACAACATATCTGGCATGTCTTGAACATCCCATCACCTCTCAGCCCGGCATACAGGGCAGGGTTACTTCCACACTCAGACTACATCATCGGAACGCCTAGTGGAACGTTACGGGGAGAATCCGCACTGGGAGAATTGGTGGAGGACCACCTCGACCGGACACTGGTGCTGTGGGTGTACAACAGCGAATTCGACGTAGTACGCGAGGTCGAATTGGTGCCCACCCGAGGCTGGGGTGGTGAGGGCGCACTAGGGGCCGAGCTAGGCTACGGTGCATTACACAGACTACCCGTTGGGTTGGGCGAGGAGGTAGAAGGCCCTGGCGAGGTAGTATTTGAAACGCGTGCAGATGGCACTTCCACACCCGTTCTGGATCCGATGCATCCCACTCAGAGCCAGGGTGCCGGACCTGGTGCTACTGCTGGCGGTCATTTTCTGGTCCCCGCCAATATGACAGCGCCGCCTCCCTTGGCATCGCAGGCGCCACGAAGCCTTTCTGGGTCACCAGCGCCTGGTCCGTCACCTGCTGCGCGCCGGGGCAAGACCCGTCAATATGCCGTTTCGCCTAACCGGGCGTTTGATGAGTACTTTGCCGAGGGAGAACAGAAGAGTAAAGAAGAGGACTACGCTCCATCACGAAAGGGAACGCCGctgcctcctccgccgaAAGGGATCCGGTCTCCGCCACCGTCAGGAAGTCCTGCGCCGGCGACGGAATAG
- a CDS encoding MICOS complex subunit MIC26/MIC27 (predicted protein) yields MSFRPMFQQRAVAPIAATLLAGGVAFYPRRTAFAEEPKNDRKPIYDDFPADIPEPTKSLPLSPPKSSPFSSSSPTPTDILTAQVRHARLFLYENSLAAENCFNDFLSRALHIENAFTNTIASLAPSPESGERLLPGGAYVIVSAMAGSIVSRNRGILLRTASPLAFGTVAAWTLLPVTMRNISDLVWEYEKKVPAIAEQHLYLRERAEHIWSTGVAHSGMARAMMEDKIGKTRKKLEELVSKGH; encoded by the exons ATGTCCTTTCGGCCGATGTTCCAGCAG CGGGCTGTGGCCCCCATCGCTGCCACTCTTTTGGCTGGAGGTGTAGCCTTCTATCCCCGGCGAACCGCCTTCGCTGAGGAGCCTAAGAATGAT AGGAAACCGATCTATGATGACTTCCCGGCCGATATCCCGGAACCCACCAAGTCCCTTCCTCTGTCTCCTCCCAAGTCATctccattctcctcctcgtccccTACTCCCACAGACATCTTGACTGCTCAGGTCCGACACGCCCGTCTTTTCCTCTACGAAAACTCCCTCGCCGCCGAGAACTGCTTCAACGACTTCCTGTCCCGGGCCCTGCACATCGAGAACGCtttcaccaacaccatcgCCTCGTTGGCCCCGTCGCCTGAGTCTGGCGAGCGTCTCCTCCCCGGCGGCGCCTATGTCATCGTCTCTGCCATGGCCGGTTCTATCGTGTCCCGCAACCGTGGTATCCTCCTGCGCACTGCCTCGCCGCTCGCGTTCGGTACCGTGGCCGCCTGGACCCTCCTGCCGGTGACGATGCGCAACATCTCCGACCTGGTGTGGGAGTACGAGAAGAAGGTTCCCGCTATTGCTGAGCAGCACCTCTACCTCCGTGAACGGGCTGAGCATATCTGGTCTACTGGCGTGGCACACAGCGGCATGGCGCGGGCCATGATGGAAGATAAGATCGGAAAGACTCgcaagaagctggaggagctggtcAGCAAGGGTCACTAG